A segment of the Neisseria chenwenguii genome:
CTGCGGCTCTGCGGCGTTCGGCGCGTTGCTCGGCTTCCCGGGCTTTCGCGCGCTGCGCCGCCGCCGCGGCTTGGGCGGCAGCATCGTCTTCGCCGACATCGTGCTCATCAGCTGCGGGCGGCGCTTCGGTTTCGACATAAGGTTCGGTTTCCTGCGCGGCGCTTGTCTGCGCGGTTTGCACCGTTTCAGACGGCTTGGCCTGCGCGGTTTGCGAAGCAGCACCGGAAGCGGGCTGGACATTGATGTCGCTGTCGTCCAGCCTGTCGTTGTTGATGGTTACGGCAGGCACGTCCGAGCCGGCGGGCATAGAGGCTGCGGCGGACTGCGGTTGCAGCATTTCGACCTGCGGCGCGGGCTCGCCGGCCGGCATTGAAGCGGCGGAAGCGGCCTGATTGTTGATGGTAACGGTCTGGCCGGCAGGTTTGCTGTCAGAACCGCCGTTTAACACGGCGGCCAAAATCACGCCAGATACGGCGACCAAGCCTGTGGCCGTGACCAAGCGGCGGCGGTTGCGGCGTTTAAGCTGTTCGTAGCCGCCCAATACATCTTTTTGTTTGTCGTCAGACATAAAAATCCCTCTCTATGGCTGTGAACACCGTTTTTCAGACGGCATCGGGCCGTCTGAAAAACGGTATTCGGGGTTTTATAAAACGGCCATCACTTCGGCAACGGTATGAAACGAGCCGAACACGACAATGCGGTCGTTTTCGGAAGCGGTTTCCACAGCCGCGCGGTAGGCGGCGGCGACGGTATCGAATACCTT
Coding sequences within it:
- a CDS encoding SPOR domain-containing protein, whose product is MSDDKQKDVLGGYEQLKRRNRRRLVTATGLVAVSGVILAAVLNGGSDSKPAGQTVTINNQAASAASMPAGEPAPQVEMLQPQSAAASMPAGSDVPAVTINNDRLDDSDINVQPASGAASQTAQAKPSETVQTAQTSAAQETEPYVETEAPPAADEHDVGEDDAAAQAAAAAQRAKAREAEQRAERRRAAERKAAAERKQAQEKIRQEIAKRKKQQAEKAAAATEKKRIQADAAEERAAKLLQAERVKDIDTQKDKTAWKKADKPAEKPAKTAAAPVAKGKRAVILAGYPEKERALSLQRKMKAAGIQAGIIEINTDKGKVYRVKSGKYPNRAAAERDLNKLRVHGIAGQVIDE